One genomic region from Roseofilum reptotaenium CS-1145 encodes:
- a CDS encoding dihydroorotase — MSTLLKQVRAIDPIAQTDQIQDVWLDHGKLKAIGASIDRYPPETEVHDGRGLIVAPGLVDLYSQSGEPGFEERETLESLVCAARAGGFIRVGVLPTTNPPIDNPATVSLLTGKAPQSLGVQLSFWGALTQGAKGQQMNELAELASVGVVGFSDGLAIANLLLLRRLLEYAGPLGKPVAIWPLAVDLATNGVMREGLMSTQLGLPGIPAAAETAALAALLELVAQTQTHVHVMRVSTARSVQLIQEAKESGLPVTASTSWMHLLLDTESISSHHHGDRRPSGQRADFMYNLIPYDPSFRLMAPLGNPEDREALIGGVSQGAIDAIAIDHTPYTYEEKTVGFETAPAGAIGLELALPLLWQGLVETGELSAVQLWRSLSTHPALCLHQTPPSFDVGQPAELIVFDPQVSWTPDNTTLKSLAANTPWLHQALQGRVIHRCDVDRPSTPRSLTLT, encoded by the coding sequence ATGAGTACGCTGCTTAAACAAGTGCGGGCGATCGATCCCATCGCCCAAACTGACCAGATTCAAGATGTATGGTTAGATCATGGCAAACTTAAAGCCATAGGTGCGTCCATCGATCGCTATCCCCCAGAAACTGAAGTGCATGATGGCCGGGGACTGATCGTCGCACCGGGATTGGTGGATCTATATAGTCAAAGTGGGGAACCGGGGTTTGAAGAGCGGGAAACTCTGGAGTCTTTAGTCTGTGCAGCTAGAGCCGGGGGATTTATTCGGGTGGGTGTATTGCCAACGACTAACCCACCCATCGATAACCCAGCAACTGTATCTCTGCTGACAGGAAAAGCGCCTCAGTCTCTGGGGGTACAACTCTCCTTTTGGGGGGCGCTTACCCAAGGAGCAAAAGGGCAACAAATGAATGAGTTGGCGGAGTTAGCCAGTGTGGGTGTGGTGGGGTTTAGTGATGGCCTAGCGATCGCCAATTTACTCCTCTTACGACGATTATTAGAATATGCCGGGCCGTTAGGAAAACCGGTAGCCATCTGGCCGTTGGCAGTAGATTTAGCCACCAATGGGGTAATGCGCGAAGGCCTGATGTCTACCCAGTTAGGCTTACCCGGAATTCCCGCCGCTGCCGAAACCGCAGCATTGGCGGCACTTCTAGAATTGGTTGCCCAAACCCAAACCCATGTCCATGTCATGCGAGTGTCTACTGCACGGTCTGTACAGTTGATTCAAGAGGCAAAGGAGAGTGGACTTCCGGTCACTGCAAGTACCAGTTGGATGCATTTATTATTGGATACGGAGTCCATTTCCTCCCATCATCATGGCGATCGCCGTCCATCTGGACAGCGAGCAGATTTTATGTATAACTTGATTCCCTATGATCCAAGTTTCCGCTTAATGGCTCCTTTGGGCAATCCTGAAGATCGAGAAGCCTTGATTGGGGGGGTGAGCCAAGGTGCAATCGATGCGATCGCCATTGACCATACGCCCTATACTTATGAAGAAAAAACAGTCGGCTTTGAAACGGCTCCGGCAGGGGCGATCGGCTTAGAATTAGCTCTACCCCTACTCTGGCAAGGATTAGTAGAAACGGGAGAACTCTCAGCCGTGCAATTATGGCGCAGCTTAAGTACCCATCCAGCTTTATGCTTACATCAAACGCCACCAAGTTTCGATGTGGGGCAACCCGCAGAGTTAATTGTATTCGATCCTCAAGTGTCTTGGACTCCAGATAACACGACTCTGAAATCCCTCGCAGCCAATACACCTTGGTTGCATCAGGCTTTACAGGGTCGGGTGATTCACCGATGTGATGTCGATCGCCCATCAACCCCTAGGTCGTTAACCTTAACTTAG
- a CDS encoding ABC transporter ATP-binding protein, producing MGKELAIRTSGLTKQFDRHIAVNDLDLEVGRGEVYGLIGPNGAGKTTLIRMLAAAEEPTTGEIYINGDRLLRDHSNPSLKRRIGYLPDDFPVYDDLTVWDYLDYFARLYQLKDPRRRQRLYDVLELVQLGNKRNSQISTLSRGMKQRLSLARTIIHEPIVLLLDEPVSGLDPIARMQFREIIKVLQEAGMTVLISSHVLSDLAELCTSVGIMELGYLVESTTLKDLYQRLSRQQISIATLGSQDALITELKQFSQVDGWETLSSGHLRVNFNGTPEESAELLRSLVSANLLVTEFYATQEDLETIFLKLGHKQAS from the coding sequence ATGGGAAAAGAACTGGCAATCCGTACCTCTGGACTAACCAAGCAATTTGATCGTCATATTGCAGTCAACGACTTAGATTTAGAAGTTGGACGCGGTGAAGTCTATGGTTTGATTGGCCCCAACGGTGCAGGGAAAACGACCTTAATTCGTATGTTGGCAGCGGCTGAAGAGCCAACAACAGGTGAGATTTATATTAATGGCGATCGCCTCCTCAGAGACCATTCTAACCCCAGCCTAAAACGGCGTATTGGTTATCTACCGGACGATTTCCCGGTTTATGACGATCTCACAGTTTGGGATTATTTAGACTATTTTGCCCGCTTATATCAACTCAAAGACCCGCGCCGTCGGCAACGCCTCTATGATGTGCTAGAACTGGTACAACTGGGCAATAAACGTAATAGTCAGATTTCCACCCTCTCGCGGGGGATGAAACAGCGACTTTCCCTAGCCCGAACCATTATCCATGAACCCATTGTTTTATTGCTTGATGAACCGGTTTCGGGATTAGACCCCATTGCGCGGATGCAGTTTCGGGAAATTATTAAAGTTCTCCAAGAAGCGGGAATGACGGTTTTAATTTCTTCCCATGTCCTCAGTGACTTGGCAGAACTCTGCACGTCTGTGGGAATCATGGAATTGGGCTACCTAGTGGAAAGTACAACTCTAAAGGATTTGTATCAACGACTAAGTCGTCAACAAATCTCGATCGCAACCCTGGGATCTCAAGATGCACTGATTACAGAACTTAAACAATTTTCCCAAGTGGATGGATGGGAAACTCTCTCATCCGGTCATTTACGGGTCAACTTTAACGGAACCCCAGAAGAGAGCGCCGAGTTATTGCGATCGCTCGTGAGCGCGAATTTACTGGTAACTGAGTTTTACGCCACTCAGGAAGACTTAGAAACCATCTTCCTGAAACTGGGTCATAAACAAGCATCTTAA